Proteins encoded in a region of the Zea mays cultivar B73 chromosome 2, Zm-B73-REFERENCE-NAM-5.0, whole genome shotgun sequence genome:
- the LOC109944085 gene encoding hydrophobic protein LTI6A-like, whose translation MSDGTATCVDIILAIILPPLGVFFKFGCGAEFWICLILTFFGYLPGIIYAVWVITM comes from the exons ATGTCGGACGGCACGGCCACCTGCGTCGACATCATCCTCGCCATCATCCTGCCGCCGCTCGGGGTCTTCTTCAAGTTCGGCTGCGGG GCTGAGTTCTGGATCTGCCTCATCCTCACCTTCTTCGGCTACCTCCCAGGCATCATCTACGCTGTCTGG GTCATCACCATGTAG
- the LOC103647886 gene encoding cytochrome P450 709B1 has product MGLAWMVTAAVAAVLASWAFNALVHLVWRPYAITRRLRAQGVRGPPYTFFTGSLGEIKRLRAKGATVTLDVDDHDFIPMVQPHLRKWIALYGRTFVYWTGARPNVCVADVNVVRQVLFDRTGLYPKNLMNPHISRLLGKGLVLTDGNDWKRHRKVVHPAFNMDKLKLMTATMSDCARSMISEWDAQLQKEESGRDGHGHGHVEEELSSRFEELTADVISHTAFGSSYSEGKRVFLAQRKLQHIAFSTIFNVQIPALKYLPTEKNLRTRKLDRQVRAMLMDIIEARLASKDTAGGYGNDLLGLMLEACAPPPEHHGEMAPTTLSMDEIVDECKTFFFAGHDTTSHLLTWASFLLSTHPEWQHRLRDEVRRECGDDEVPTGDALNRLKLVNMFLLETLRLYGPVSLIQRKAGSDLDLGGIRVPEGAILTIPIATIHRDKEVWGEDAGEFRPERFENGVTRAAKHPNALLSFSSGPRSCIGQNFAMIEAKAVVAMILQRFALELSPKYVHAPMDLITLRPRHGLPMLLKRL; this is encoded by the exons ATGGGACTGGCCTGGATGGTGACGGCGGCCGTCGCGGCGGTGCTGGCGTCGTGGGCGTTCAACGCGCTGGTTCACCTCGTCTGGCGTCCCTACGCCATCACCCGGAGGCTCCGCGCGCAGGGCGTGCGCGGGCCGCCCTACACGTTCTTCACCGGGAGCCTCGGCGAGATCAAGCGGCTCCGCGCCAAGGGCGCCACCGTCACGCTGGACGTCGACGACCACGACTTCATCCCCATGGTGCAGCCCCATCTGCGCAAATGGATCGCGCTCTACG GGCGGACGTTCGTGTACTGGACCGGCGCGAGGCCGAACGTGTGCGTGGCGGACGTGAACGTGGTCAGGCAGGTGCTCTTCGACCGCACCGGCCTCTACCCCAAGAACCTCATGAACCCGCACATCTCCCGCCTGCTCGGCAAGGGCCTCGTCCTCACCGACGGCAACGACTGGAAGCGCCACCGCAAGGTCGTGCACCCGGCCTTCAACATGGACAAGCTCAAGCTGATGACGGCGACCATGTCCGACTGCGCTCGCTCGATGATCTCCGAGTGGGACGCACAGCTGCAGAAGGAGGAGAGCGGGCGCGACGGTCACGGCCACGGCCACGTGGAGGAAGAGCTGAGCAGCCGCTTCGAGGAGCTCACCGCCGACGTCATCTCGCACACCGCGTTCGGGAGCAGCTACAGCGAGGGGAAGCGGGTCTTCCTGGCGCAGAGGAAGCTGCAGCACATCGCCTTCTCCACCATTTTCAACGTCCAGATCCCAGCTCTCAAGTACCTCCCGACCGAGAAGAATCTCAGGACACGGAAGCTGGACAGGCAGGTGAGGGCCATGCTAATGGACATCATCGAGGCCCGCCTCGCCAGCAAGGACACCGCCGGCGGCTACGGGAACGACCTGCTCGGGCTCATGCTGGAGGCGTGCGCGCCGCCACCGGAGCACCATGGCGAGATGGCGCCGACCACGCTGAGCATGGACGAGATCGTCGACGAGTGCAAGACCTTCTTCTTCGCCGGCCACGACACCACGTCGCACCTGCTCACCTGGGCCTCCTTCCTGCTGAGCACGCACCCGGAGTGGCAGCACAGGCTACGGGACGAGGTCCGGCGGGAGTGCGGCGACGACGAGGTCCCCACCGGCGACGCCCTCAACAGGCTGAAGCTTGTCAACATGTTCCTCCTGGAGACCCTGAGGCTGTACGGCCCGGTGTCCCTGATCCAGAGGAAGGCGGGCTCAGATCTCGACCTCGGCGGCATCCGGGTACCCGAGGGCGCGATCCTGACCATTCCGATCGCCACGATCCACCGCGACAAGGAGGTCTGGGGCGAGGACGCCGGCGAGTTCAGGCCGGAGAGGTTCGAGAACGGGGTGACGAGGGCGGCCAAGCACCCCAACGCGCTGCTGTCCTTCTCCAGCGGGCCAAGGTCGTGCATCGGTCAGAACTTCGCAATGATCGAGGCAAAGGCCGTGGTCGCCATGATCCTGCAGAGGTTTGCACTCGAGCTGTCCCCGAAATACGTCCACGCGCCCATGGACTTGATCACCCTGCGCCCAAGGCATGGGCTCCCCATGCTCCTCAAGCGACTGTAG
- the LOC100279819 gene encoding putative cytochrome P450 superfamily protein, which yields MGLAWMVAAAVAAVLASWAFNALVHLVWRPYAITRRLRAQGVRGPPYTFFTGSLGEIKRLRGEGAAVTLDVDDHDFIPMVQPHLRKWIALYGRTFVYWTGARPNVCVADVNVVRQVLFDRTGLYPKNLMNPHISRLLGKGLVLTDGDDWKRHRKVVHPAFNMDKLKLMTATMSDCARSMISEWDAQLQKEESGRDGHGHGHVEVELSSRFEELTADVISHTAFGSSYSEGKRVFLAQRELQHIAFSTIFNVQIPALKYLPTKKNVRTRKLDRQVRAMLMGIIEARLASKDTAGGYGNDLLGLMLEACAPPPEHHGEMALTTLSMDEIVDECKTFFFAGHDTTSHLLTWATFLLSTHPEWQHRLRDEVRRECGDDDEVPTGDALNRLKLVNMFLLETLRLYGPVSLIQRKAGSDLDLGGIRVPEGAILTIPIATIHRDKEVWGEDAGEFRPERFENGVTRAAKHPNALLSFSSGPRSCIGQNFAMIEAKAVVAMILQRFALELSPKYVHAPMDLITLRPRHGLPMLLKRL from the exons ATGGGACTGGCCTGGATGGTGGCGGCGGCCGTCGCGGCCGTGCTGGCGTCGTGGGCGTTCAACGCGCTGGTTCACCTCGTGTGGCGTCCTTACGCCATCACCCGGAGGCTCCGCGCGCAGGGCGTGCGCGGGCCGCCCTACACGTTCTTCACCGGGAGCCTCGGCGAGATCAAGCGGCTCCGCGGCGAGGGCGCCGCCGTCACGCTGGACGTCGACGACCACGACTTCATCCCCATGGTGCAGCCCCATCTCCGCAAATGGATCGCGCTCTACG GGCGGACGTTCGTGTACTGGACCGGCGCGAGGCCGAACGTGTGCGTGGCGGACGTGAACGTGGTCAGGCAGGTGCTCTTCGACCGCACCGGCCTCTACCCCAAGAACCTCATGAACCCGCACATCTCCCGCCTGCTCGGCAAGGGCCTCGTCCTCACCGACGGCGACGACTGGAAGCGCCACCGCAAGGTCGTGCACCCGGCCTTCAACATGGACAAGCTCAAGCTGATGACGGCGACCATGTCCGACTGCGCTCGCTCGATGATCTCCGAGTGGGACGCACAGCTGCAGAAGGAGGAGAGCGGGCGCGACGGTCACGGCCACGGCCACGTGGAGGTCGAGCTGAGCAGCCGCTTCGAGGAGCTCACCGCCGATGTCATCTCGCACACCGCGTTTGGGAGCAGCTACAGCGAGGGGAAGCGGGTCTTCCTGGCGCAGAGGGAGCTGCAGCACATCGCGTTCTCGACCATTTTCAACGTCCAGATCCCAGCTCTCAAGTACCTCCCGACCAAGAAGAATGTCAGGACACGGAAGCTGGACAGGCAGGTGAGGGCCATGCTCATGGGCATCATCGAGGCCCGCCTCGCCAGCAAGGACACCGCCGGCGGTTACGGGAACGACCTGCTCGGGCTCATGCTGGAGGCGTGCGCGCCGCCACCGGAGCACCATGGCGAGATGGCGCTGACCACGCTGAGCATGGACGAGATCGTCGACGAGTGCAAGACCTTCTTCTTCGCCGGCCACGACACCACGTCGCACCTGCTCACCTGGGCCACCTTCCTGCTGAGCACGCACCCGGAGTGGCAGCACAGGCTCCGGGACGAGGTCAGGCGGGagtgcggcgacgacgacgaggtCCCCACCGGCGACGCGCTCAACAGGCTGAAGCTTGTCAACATGTTCCTCCTGGAGACCCTGCGGCTGTACGGCCCGGTGTCCCTGATCCAGAGGAAGGCGGGCTCAGATCTCGACCTCGGGGGCATCCGGGTACCCGAGGGCGCGATCCTGACCATTCCGATTGCCACGATCCACCGCGACAAGGAGGTCTGGGGCGAGGACGCCGGCGAGTTCAGGCCGGAGAGGTTCGAGAACGGGGTGACGAGGGCGGCCAAGCACCCCAACGCGCTGCTGTCCTTCTCCAGCGGGCCAAGGTCGTGCATCGGCCAGAACTTCGCCATGATCGAGGCAAAGGCCGTGGTCGCCATGATCCTGCAGAGGTTTGCACTCGAGCTGTCCCCGAAATACGTCCACGCGCCCATGGACTTGATCACCCTGCGCCCAAGGCATGGGCTCCCCATGCTCCTCAAGCGACTGTAG